A genome region from Schlesneria paludicola DSM 18645 includes the following:
- a CDS encoding DUF1501 domain-containing protein, protein MHSSRRDFLRITAAGVGLSFAIPGLEPRAADRRGDERAKSFLTIWLGGGPSQLETWDPHPRTRIGGDVKAISTTIPGCQISDFYPHTAEQLHHLSVIRSLVSKEGDHERASYMLHTGYRPEPTLVHPSIGAIATHERPEETVEIPQFVSLGDATFPPRGGFLGNRFDAYRILNPGERGQNLVSLVDQDRQTRRLENLSILSRTFARGRQIKAEQTLHQHTIDAARRMMTSDQLKAFSVEHEPKPLRDAYGDNAFGRGCLVARRLLETGVRSIEVSLEGFDTHTRNHEGQAARARTLDPALSTLLKDLADRDLLQSTVVLVTGEFGRTPNMNPLEGRDHWPNGFSCLLGGGGLVSGLVIGSTDPEGTAQRPDDPIEVADLYATVLHRLGIEYAKEIVTPIGRPMKFCSGKPIERLSRS, encoded by the coding sequence ATGCATTCATCACGCCGTGATTTTTTGCGGATCACCGCCGCCGGTGTCGGACTTTCGTTCGCGATTCCAGGGCTCGAACCGCGTGCCGCCGACCGCCGCGGGGACGAACGCGCAAAATCGTTTCTCACGATCTGGCTAGGTGGCGGTCCAAGCCAATTGGAAACCTGGGACCCGCACCCCAGAACACGAATCGGTGGCGACGTCAAAGCCATTTCCACCACGATCCCGGGCTGTCAGATCTCAGATTTTTATCCGCACACTGCCGAACAGTTGCACCATCTGTCGGTGATCCGGTCGCTCGTTTCGAAAGAAGGAGATCACGAACGGGCTTCGTACATGCTGCATACCGGTTATCGCCCGGAACCAACGCTGGTCCATCCCAGCATTGGAGCGATCGCAACGCACGAGCGGCCTGAGGAGACGGTCGAAATTCCGCAATTTGTGTCGCTCGGCGATGCGACATTCCCGCCTCGCGGCGGCTTCCTCGGAAACCGCTTTGACGCCTATCGAATCTTGAATCCCGGAGAACGCGGCCAGAATCTTGTGTCGCTTGTGGACCAGGATCGACAGACGCGTCGGCTGGAGAACCTCAGCATCCTCTCTCGGACGTTTGCCCGCGGAAGACAGATCAAAGCCGAGCAAACACTGCATCAACACACAATCGATGCGGCGCGACGCATGATGACGTCGGACCAATTGAAGGCGTTTTCCGTCGAGCACGAACCAAAGCCCCTTCGCGATGCTTACGGCGACAACGCGTTTGGCAGAGGTTGCCTTGTGGCCCGAAGACTGCTGGAAACCGGCGTTCGTTCGATCGAAGTCTCACTCGAGGGGTTCGACACGCATACCAGAAACCACGAGGGACAGGCCGCACGTGCGAGAACCCTCGACCCGGCCTTGTCGACACTGCTCAAGGATCTTGCCGATCGAGATCTGCTGCAATCCACCGTGGTCCTTGTCACGGGCGAATTCGGCCGCACACCAAACATGAATCCACTCGAAGGACGTGACCATTGGCCAAACGGATTTTCGTGCTTGCTCGGCGGCGGTGGACTGGTCAGTGGATTGGTCATCGGTTCGACCGATCCCGAAGGCACCGCACAGCGCCCGGACGATCCCATCGAGGTCGCCGACCTTTACGCAACGGTGCTCCACCGGCTCGGCATCGAGTATGCGAAAGAGATCGTCACTCCCATCGGCCGCCCCATGAAATTCTGTTCCGGCAAGCCGATCGAGCGCCTTTCGCGGTCGTAG